From Microbacterium rhizosphaerae:
TCACGGCGGCGCTCGAGCGGGTCGCGGAGGAGGCTGACGCGGACGCATCCTGGGCCGTCGGCGCCGTCGGCGGCGTGTTCGCATCGGGGCTCATCCGCTCGCGCTTCGCGCAGCTCCTGGCCGACGGCTCGGTGGCGGTGCACCTCGTCAGCGCACGGGGCACCGGCCTCGACGGCGCCGCCGCACTGCCGGGCGTCGGGCCGGAGCATCCGCTCAGCGCGTTCGTCTCCGTCGCGTCGCGCTGACCCGGCTGACGTCGCGCACGCTCACGCGTGGGTCAGTTGTGCACCCACACGTCGGTGCCGGTGGGGGTCCAGTCGTAGAGCTGCTTGGCGCGGGGGATCGGCATCCCGACGCAGCCGTGGCTCATCGTGTGGCCCCAGTTGTGGTGCCAGTACACGCCGTGGAAGCCCTGGTCGCCGTTGAAGTACATGACCCACGGGACGTCCGGCTGCGCGTACGTCGTGCCGTCGGGGTTGTTGCCCCGCATCGTCATCGACGTGATGTGCGAGTTGATCCGGAAGTGACCGGTCTTCGTGGGGTACGTGCGTCCGCTCGAGATGAGCCACGAGTCCACGACCTGCCCGTTCTCCTTGAGGTACAGCGTCTGCGTTGTCAGGTTGACCTCGAGCAGGCGCTGCGCCGTCGCCATCTTCGCGGGGACCTCGGAGACGGTGAGCTTGTACACCCCGTCGAGGTTGGCCAGCTGCTTCGCGAAGGCCTCGGCGACGCCCGTGGTCTCGCCGAGAGTGCGTCCGCTGTGCCCGGCGGCGATGGTGCGCAGCACCGTGCCGGACGAGTTCGTGATGACGGAGCCGTCGGCGGGCGCACGGTTCACGGACGCCGCAAGCGTATCGACGACCCTCTGGATCTTGGATGCGTCGGCCCTCACGCCGATGGTGCCGTCCGGCTTGTCCGCCACGGTGATCCACGATGCGGCGGTCGCGCGGTCGACGGGTACCGTCCGCTCGTCGCCCACGTAGAACCCGACGGTGTCGAGCATCTTGTTGAGCTTGCCGGCGACCTCCTGCGCGTGCGCGGTCGTCGTGGCCGCGGCCACCGGGGTCGTCGACACCGTCACGGCCGCACTCGCCGAGCCGGCGGCGAAGGCGTTCTGGATGGCGGTCTGCACGGCATCCACGTTCACGCTGGTGCCGTCGACCGCCGGCGTGACGGTGTACGAGCCCGTGGCGCCGTCGAAGGAGACGGTCGCGTCGACGGGGGCGACGTAGAGCGAGGGGAAGACCGTGTGGAGCTTCGATGCGACCGTGGCGTGGTCGACCTTCACGTCGGCCTTGCGCGACGAGGGGAACCACGCGGCCACGTTCCACAGGGGGTGGTCGGCGTACGTGTCCTGCGCGAGCGTGGCCGCATCGACGCTCGCCCCGAGGTCCGCGCCGGTCATGGTGACCGTTCGGCCGTCGGGCCCGGACAGGGTCACCGGCGTCGAGGCGAGCCTCGCGGTGATGGCGTCGGCGGCGGCGCCCGCGGTCATCCCTCCGACGGGCACGCTCGCGACGGAGGCGCCGGGGGCGATGAGGACGAGGGAGATCGCGACGACGGCCGCTGCGACGATGCCTGTGGGTACGCCGATCCACGCGCCGAGGTGACGCTTGCGGTGGGCCGGTTCCGCCGGTGCCCACGCGTATGTCGCGCCGGTGCCGGTGCTGTGATCAGCCCCGGTCTTCCCGGCATCCCCCTGCTCGCCCGTGTCTGCCACAGTCAACCCCCGAATTGCCCGAGCATTATTGTACCGGGGACGGCCTGAGCGCCGGATCGGAGACGGTGACGGTTGGGTCTCGATGGCCGACGCCGCGCGCCGGCAGCGAATATAACGAATTCGTAAAGAGGCCGCGCAAACCTGGTCGAGGGCTTGCGGAATGTTTGTTCGTAAGGTCTACTAACAAACATGACTGCACCGGAAGCGCAGCGCGGCTCTTCCACGATCGAGCCCGCGCCCACGACCCACGGCGACGAGAATCCCTATGGTCCCCGCCGTGCACTGCGTCAGGGAGCCAAGGTGCTTCCCGAGCACGCCCGCGGGCACAACCGGGCGCTCCTCCTGCAGACGCTCTTCCACGAGGGGGCGATGAGCCGCGCCGACCTGTCGCGCGAGACCGGCCTCACGCGCGTGACGATCTCCGACCTCGTCGCCGAGCTCATCGCCGACGGCTTCATCGTCGAGGTGGGCGTGCGCGAGGCCTCCGGCCCGGGCAAGCCCGCGATCCTCATCGACCTCGACCGCACGGGGCACCGCATCCTCGCCCTCGACCTCTCCGCGAGCGACCGCTTCGTCGGCGCGGTGCTCACCCTCGACGGGCGGATCGTCAGCCGTCGCGTGGTCGACCACGTCGAGCATCTCGACGACGCGGCCGGCATCATCATCGGGCTCGCCCGTGAGCTCGCCGCAGAATCCGACATGCCGATCCTCGGCATGGGCGTCGGCACCCCCGGTGTGGTCGACGACGCGGGCGTGGTCCTCACCGCGCCCAACTTCGGCTGGCGCGACTACGACCTCAAGTCGGCGCTGCGCGCGGCCGTCGACGTCCCCGTGATCGTCGCCAACGAC
This genomic window contains:
- a CDS encoding L,D-transpeptidase family protein, which gives rise to MADTGEQGDAGKTGADHSTGTGATYAWAPAEPAHRKRHLGAWIGVPTGIVAAAVVAISLVLIAPGASVASVPVGGMTAGAAADAITARLASTPVTLSGPDGRTVTMTGADLGASVDAATLAQDTYADHPLWNVAAWFPSSRKADVKVDHATVASKLHTVFPSLYVAPVDATVSFDGATGSYTVTPAVDGTSVNVDAVQTAIQNAFAAGSASAAVTVSTTPVAAATTTAHAQEVAGKLNKMLDTVGFYVGDERTVPVDRATAASWITVADKPDGTIGVRADASKIQRVVDTLAASVNRAPADGSVITNSSGTVLRTIAAGHSGRTLGETTGVAEAFAKQLANLDGVYKLTVSEVPAKMATAQRLLEVNLTTQTLYLKENGQVVDSWLISSGRTYPTKTGHFRINSHITSMTMRGNNPDGTTYAQPDVPWVMYFNGDQGFHGVYWHHNWGHTMSHGCVGMPIPRAKQLYDWTPTGTDVWVHN
- a CDS encoding ROK family transcriptional regulator, which produces MTAPEAQRGSSTIEPAPTTHGDENPYGPRRALRQGAKVLPEHARGHNRALLLQTLFHEGAMSRADLSRETGLTRVTISDLVAELIADGFIVEVGVREASGPGKPAILIDLDRTGHRILALDLSASDRFVGAVLTLDGRIVSRRVVDHVEHLDDAAGIIIGLARELAAESDMPILGMGVGTPGVVDDAGVVLTAPNFGWRDYDLKSALRAAVDVPVIVANDANAAVLAEYTFGGADDVLLVKIGRGVGSGLVIDGRPVRGSHSAAGEIGHVTVGTDGGPLCACGRSGCLEAWLSAPALTARTADADPADRDGILYDAGERLGIALAPVVGALDLSEVVLSGPPELLDGPLARATLETLRSRILTVLHDGIRVRMTEQGQDIVLRGAAVMVLSGQLGVS